The DNA sequence TTGATTGATTGCCTTGCCTTGCCACTCCTGGCATTCCACATTCTTTTTCGGAAATACATTGACGTGTTATTGTTTTCTGACTCTAACCGCAGATCTCTACCTCCAGATCTCATCTATCTCTAGATCTCTACTTCTAGATATCTGCATTTACATTTCTAGCTCTAGATTTCTACTTCTAGATCTCTGCATCTACATCCCTACCTTGAGAATATGCTTGATATTCATTCTGCGCCCTTCGTTTGTAACTGACACGCATAACCTGGttaaagttggaaaatatttcaaaagttaTATTCATAGCCTAAAGTTTCATTTGACATCTCTGATGTTCGTCGAAATCGTAGTCGGCACTTTAGCGGTCGTTACAGGCATTATAAAAGGGCAACAAAGTTCACGGAGGTTTGCATTTCGGGGGGCTTTCCGATGTCATATTATGGATACTTTATTGACTTGGGGCTTTGTGCGTAAATTTCAAGAGAGGGCCGTTTCAAAATCATACGGTAGAGTTTTACGTTTTCGAGATCCGGCAAAAAATGCGATGCACGACAAGACGAATATAATCAAGACGATCCATCCCAAAAGGTAGGAATAGCCAAACATGACCACCATCTGATCGTCTTCGTGATCGTGAATAATTCGGTGCgtatcagtcttgaccatcTCAAACAAGGCGATCATACAAACGCCCGTGATAAGATGCAAGCAGCCCGCAATCCGCTTGAACGTGTACCGGGGATGAATGAGCGAATACACGGAAAACACCAAGGCCAGAATAATCAGGAGAATGGTCATGATGCATAGGCACAACTCAGCCCGCATTAAATCGGCCACTGCCGAGTGGCCCGTGAGGTCGTGGAACTCGCATTCCGAGAAATCCGAAGCATACCGCGTGCTTCGAAAGACGGAACATTTCGTCCACAGACCGGAATGGCTCCACAGAAACATGCGATCGTGCGCGGGATAGGAAGCCAAGGCCTGTGCTTCACCTTGTTCAGCCATCGTGAGGGTGGAATTACTGTTGATGGCGATGATCCAGTAGTCGGTGGAGATGGCAATAAACCAAGTGAGCACGCCTAGTCCAGTCATGCCCGTGACGAACTTGAGTAAACGCCGCTCATAAAGCACCTCCTCCAGTGTCTCATGATAATGCTTGCCTTCTTTAGGCTTCCGCCGCATAATGGGTTCATTCATGGTCACATTCACTCGAATTCAAACATCACCACAATATCCATGAAAACCCTGTCTGGCTAAACTTTAACCTGTTTCAATCCAGTCGCTCAGAGAGCTTTACCAATGGACTGCCAAACTTCAGCTGATTCAATCCACATGAACTTAGGCCTGGCGACATGCAGGTTCAGTACAAAGAAGTACACATACGTATGCACGTAGACACACCGTGGATGGAACCGAGACATGAGCACTGCCTGCGATATTCGCCGAATCCTGAACACAGTTTCGGAAGTCCAACAGGTAGAATAAACCAAAGCAGTACGCATGGCTTAGGTTAGTTTTCAGGATTGATCTTTTAGCCCTTAGAGACATCTTCtgccaaaatgatttgttttccagATATAACTGAAAGTTTGAGTGGAGGATTTTCTTTGGGACTTTTCCTGATGGGCACTTTTTTGGTGATGAATTTTTAATCCTTTCAACTAAGTTGGaattttgaaaggctttttcGTTCGCTTTGGAATGGTATTGGCTTACTTCCCACCGAAAAGATTGAGTGATTACCTTTTCCGACCGGCATGCCAAcaagaatggcaaaaaaatattcatttgtcCTTTAGGGTTTGGTTTgtcacgggcttttttaaaCGCTACAGGTAATGTAATGACTAGAGGTCGGAAAGATGATATTTTaggtcaaacaaatttttcacctattttggtcatttttgggcgaaaaaaatctatttcatGAACATTAACTATAAAATGCCCTAAAGCCGAGgattttgggggaaaatgaagggttttggtcatttttaggTGAAAATTAGGAGAGATACAGGGTGGGTGTTAATATATTCGGtgcaatgtttgtccccgctcaaagatttgtttgacattaaactTCAAGCCTTCATTAAGAGGAAGTGTTGGGCATACACATTAAAGTCATGCACATACGGTAATGTTATACTGCCTTGGTCTAATTTTAACATCAAGGCGAGTGGTAACCCTACCattgtttgccaccaaaacaatgtccaaaaatgNNNNNNNNNNNNNNNNNNNNNNNNNNNNNNNNNNNNNNNNNNNNNNNNNNNTTAACCATGCTGTCAAAGAGTCCTAAATCATTATTTGTGGGTTTATCCATTGCCTTTGGCTTGTCCACCTTAGGTTTGATCGTGTTCTTGATAGTGCGTGAAGTGTCTATCTCCGAATGGCTCTCTGCAGAAAAGTTGACCCTCTATCAATCCAATCACGATGGTATGTACAACGTATAAGatgtttatttttcttctaaatGTACCTAGCTACGTGGCCTATGTTGTACATGTAAGCTTCTTCAAAACTTCCAGGTGCTCATTTGCTACGCCGTTCAAGTTATTTGCGTAACTGAATCTTCTCGGCTGTATTACAGATAGGCCCTTGCATTGGCACAAGAGCCATTACCGATTTGAGAATCCTGACCATCCCCTCGGAATCTATTCGAATGCGGCTATTGGGATTGACGCTCCTTTATGTGCGGGAATTGCCAAGTAAGAGATCCGAGTGTTTTCGGATTCAAATTTGCTATTGAAAATTCTCGATTAGTAGACTCGAGAAGGGAAATTGCTCATTGCTTGAATATACTCTTGGTCATTTTCGTTCACGAGACAGCGGCGCAGATCAGAGACCGGCATCCAGTTTCACAAGGTCGATATGCCGATTTATATGTTTTTTGGTTCCTGGTTGGTCTTTTCACGTCAGTAGTGTTTCTTTATCTTTAAGATGGGGCTTCAATTAACTATCGGACCACTCAAGAAATGTTTAGGCTATGGGACAAGATTCCGCGTTCGTTGTGTactctttggctttgaaattgcTTCTTTCACTTTTAAAATGTCATCCTGAATCAATTTTCAGTCATTTGGTCAACCGAATTGACTTCATGTTTTATCATCAGATTACCTTTTAAAGAAGAAGCACGGGATTGTTCGCTTCAACCTATGTGTATTTCCAGCATGATTGATATTTACAATGAACCAAAGATTGGGCGTGCG is a window from the Tigriopus californicus strain San Diego chromosome 2, Tcal_SD_v2.1, whole genome shotgun sequence genome containing:
- the LOC131876882 gene encoding transmembrane protein 114-like; this encodes MNEPIMRRKPKEGKHYHETLEEVLYERRLLKFVTGMTGLGVLTWFIAISTDYWIIAINSNSTLTMAEQGEAQALASYPAHDRMFLWSHSGLWTKCSVFRSTRYASDFSECEFHDLTGHSAVADLMRAELCLCIMTILLIILALVFSVYSLIHPRYTFKRIAGCLHLITGVCMIALFEMVKTDTHRIIHDHEDDQMVVMFGYSYLLGWIVLIIFVLSCIAFFAGSRKRKTLPYDFETALS